The window CGTTGCCACAGGTTCAGCTGATCGCAAGACATTACTCAATTTCAAGCCATCGGAAGCTGGGGCTACTACTGTAGGAGGGGTAACACTTGGTGCGCGAGGTGCATTTGGTTTTTCAAACCCCTGATCGCTGAAAACACCCATAAACTTGTTTTAAAGAATCTTATTATTATGACAGGATTATCAACAAATGACAATAGATTAAAGCATCTAAATACAAAACATACTTTTAGTGGAGGACCAATCTAGGTCATTTCCCCAAAAATCTCAACCATGCCAAGTAATATCATCCATAGTTATCACTATTTGCTATTCATCATGCTATAGTCAGCTATAAAGGCTAAACAATTATTAACTACATGAAAAACAATTCCAGGTAATAAAGAATTTGTCCTAAATCGCACCCAAGCCAACATAAAACCTAAAAATAATAAGGGAATAATACTGCCAATCTGAAAGTGTAATAAGCCAAAAAATATTGCATTGGCCAGAAAAGAAATATAGGGATACCGCTCTACTGGAAGACATATCATACCCCAACCACGAAAAATATATTCTTCTACTGTGGGGGCAATGAATATCGCAATAATTAAAGCGGCAATCACCCCTACCCCTTGGCCCAGAGGTTCAAGCAAAGATGGCTGTTCACTCAAGCCTGGAATGGAATCTATGCCCCAGTATTGTGCTACTGAAAACAATAAGCCAACAAAAGTAAAGTAGCAAAGAAATATCAACAACACATTCCCCACTAGCTGAAAGTAGCCAGTGTTATGAAAAGAAATACGTTTTCTTTCATTGGGGAAGCGGCGAAAGAACCAAAAGTAAACAGTGAAAAGAAATATACTTGTTTGTAAACTATACCCCCAAACGAATGCTAACCAGGGAGTCTCGATATGCCAAAATACAGAGCGCACCAAATCTATCACATTTACTAAAAGTACCACGCTAAATAGCATGAACAAAAATGACAGCCAATTTTTACCAAACAATATTTCTTTCAGTTTCTGCATGGTAACTAAGGGTAATATCTAAATGTGGTTGCAATAATAACTCGGGCACTCGCTCTGGCCATTCAATACATATATAGGCTACCTGATCAAGATCTGGTGCCGGAAAAATATCATCAATATTGCCTACAAAACGGTATAAATCTAAATGATACAACTTTCTCTGATCTTTAGCGTCATATTCCCGAATATAAGTAAAGGTAGGACTAACAATAGGGCGTGTCACACCCAGGTATTTACCTAAGCGCTGAGTAAAAGTTGTTTTTCCGGCACCTAGCTCGCCATGCAGAAAAATAAGTTTACTGGCTGGTACCGCTGCGAGAATTTGGGGAATGTATAAATCAAATTCACTAGGGTGTGAAATCAATATCTGATGCATAATTGCCGCTAAAGCAGGAACAGTATAATATTCATCTGAATCTCAAGCAAAAGGATGTCAGACTCTGCCAAAAATAGTCAAAAAGTTTATCTGCAAGTAACTAGCCTCAAAAAGGAACCAAGCATTGCTAGCAAAGGTACAACAGCCTTGCATTCAGTTTGGCAAAGTGCCAAAGAAAAAAGTATTAAACTAAGTACTAAAATAAAAAGTCAGCTATTTAGACGAAAACATTTTTCCGCCATTGGTCCTCAGGCTGAAACTGAAACACATAAAACTAGTTTCACATCAGCTTCATTAAAAACTTTGCGTGAGTTGCGACGGAACTTTCTGCGTAGTGTTGCCACAGTTTTTATCATGGCCTTAGTATTAACTACTATTGGTACGGCAATTATAGTGAGCTTCATCACCGAAGAAGCGATTCGCATCGTTAATGCTAAATTGGATGTCAGTATCGAGGTGCAAGAAAATGTACCATTAGAAAAAGTCCAGACTTTAATTAAAGAGATTGAGATTCTCCCTGCGATCAGAAGCGTGACATATATAAGCAAGAATGACGCTTTAGAAATATTCCGCAAAGATCATCCCGATCTCACTGAGTTTTTACAAACTTACAATATCAATAATCCCTTACCAGCACTGATCCGCATCAATGTGAAAGATCCCAAAGATTACCAGGAGGTATTAAATTTTCTTGATCGGAGAGAAAATAGTACTATTATCAATCTTACTAAGGCCAGAGACAATTTCAGCGAAAGGAGTCGCATTGAACAATTAATCGGTATTACTGATACCGTAAAGTACTTTCTTTATTTTTTTATTACGCTATTTATTGTGATCGGGGTATTAATTATTGTGGCTACAGTACAATTGAGCTTACAACAGAGAAAACGAGAACTCTCTATCATGCAAGTGGTAGGAGCCAGCTTTCGCCGAATACTCTCACCCTTTATTTGGGAAAGTGTTTTGTTAAGCATTTTCAGTACATTATTAGCTTCTGCTGTCTTAGTAGCCATAGCAGTAAAGCTGACGCCATTGACCATGCAGTACTTTGATAGTCCGACGGTAAATATCGTTCGTTTTCTAGAAATTAATGCTTTACCAATAACAACTATACTACTGGGTGCAGCCCTAGGTATTTCCCTAATTGTCACTCTACTGACAGCTTGGCGTTATCTCCGAAGCCAAAGGCTCTTTTAGTATTGTGATAAACCTGCTCGGCCAAAAGTTCTGGTTCTATATTCCTTAGCTGTGCTAACTTTTGTAAGGTCGCTGGTAAAAAAGCAGGCTCACATCTTTTACCACGCATTGGCTCGGGTGCAAGAAAAGGAGCATCAGTTTCAATGAGCAGAGCGTCGGCAGGAATCTTTTGGGCTATTATTTGCAGCTCAGTAGCTTTAGCGAAAGTGACAATACCACTTAAAGAGATAAAGCCTCCGAGAGCGATGATCCACTCAATATCTCTTTCTGTACCGGTAAAACAGTGCATAATAAATCGCAAACCAGTATATTCCGCAATTATTCTTTGCGCAGCTAAAAATGCATCTCTAACGTGAAAAACTACCGGCAAATTGTACTTCATAGCTAATTCAATCTGGGCCCGCATCACTTGCTCCTGGAGCTCTGGAGAATGAGGATTGCGAAAATAATCTAAACCAGTTTCGCCTATAGCTACTATTGAATGCTCATGCAACATAGTTTCTAACCAACCAGCAACAATTTCATTCCATTCCGATACATGATGTGGATGAATACCGAGAGTGATAGAACAATGATTAAGTTGCGCAACTTGCTTGATCAATACTTGATTGGTGGCATGATCATTGCCTACCACTATGATATGTTCAACTCCAGCGGCTAATGCTCGATCAATAACTGCTGATCGGTCTCCATCGAATTCGGCTAAATGAATATGGCAATGACTATCAATGAGCCTCATACTAAGAAGCGATCAAAAATATTGCTATAAGCACGCAAATGTAAGACATTACTAATATAGTACTTCTTTTCATCCATAGGCTGTACCAAAATTTCAAATTCATAACGTCCTCGTTCTAGCAAAGTAAGTTCTAGCCGAACTTTATTCCCTTGAACCGTATAATGAAAAGAAAAGGGCTTCTCATACTTTTCTTGTAAGGCCATTTGGCTAAACGTCTCTAAAGTTGACGGCCAAAAGATTAAAGGACGATTGCACTTGTAATACTTTTTGCGAGTATTCAAGCGAAGAAATCTTCTGGCAAAGTTTTGGGTAAAATAAAATGTTTCATCTTTGGCCTTGATCACTCCTACACCAACACAATTAAAACTAGCAGTAAGAATATTCGCTCGGTGACCAGGACTTTTCATCAAAGCTTTCTCTGCTTCTTCGGTAACATCATCAAAACCCCGCATCTTGGCGAGATTCTCACCAAAAGCAACATCGGTAATTCCCGCTCCCCGAATTCGATCACCCGGATCGCGATTTTGGGGATCCACATGGGCAAAAAAGTCCTGTTCGGCCATTTGATTGGAATGAGCCCGGGCTACCAGTCTCAAGTCATTCTGCATTGCCAAAGACTTCAAGCCATGGAATTTACGGTCATCGTTAAGCAGTTTCCACATTAGCCATTCTTTGTTTTCTAAACTTTCCGGACGAAATAGATGATGAAACCAATAAAGCAGATGATCTTTAAGCATATTAAGCTGAAAGATTAGCCTGCTCTTGAGCCAAACTTAGTGCTTCAATAATATCATCAATCGCGCCATCCATTTTTTGTACTATCCCAGACCAACTTTGCTGAATACGATGATCAGTGATTCTATCTTGAGGGAAATTGTATGTCCGAATTTTTTCACTACGATCTCCAGTGCCGATCTGAGATCTTCGCATTGATGTTCTTTCATTATTTAATCGCTCGATTTCTTGCGCCAACAAACGAGAACGCAATACCTTCATCGCCTTGGCACGATTTTTCTGTTGAGACTTTTCATCCTGACAAGTAACTACCGTACCAGTAGCTAAATGAGTAATACGCACAGCTGAGTCAGTGGTATTAACACTTTGCCCCCCATGACCCCCAGCCCGAAAAACATCGACGCGAATATCTTCAGCTTTGATATTGATATCCGCTTCCTCTGCTTCAGGCAACACAGAAATAGTAGCTGTCGACGTATGAATACGACCAGCTCCTTCTGTTGCCGGAATGCGCTGGACACGATGGACACCACTCTCATTACGCAATTTACCAAAGGCACCTTGTCCCTTAATCATAATAATCACTTCTTTGACAGCGCCAAGCTCGCCATAACTAGCATGCATCAATTCTGCTTTCCAGCCTTGTTTTTCAGCATAGCGGGTATACATACGTAGCAAGTCAGCACCAAACAAACCAGCCTCATCGCCACCTGTACCAGCTCGTACTTCTAGGATGACACTTTTCTCATCATTGGGATCCTTGGGCACCAAGAGCAGCTTAAGTTTATCTTCTAACTCGGTAATTTGATTACCAAGTGTCACCAACTCTTCTTTAGCCATTGTTTGCAGAGAAGCATCACTATCACTATTTAGTAATGCTTCTGTATCGTTTTTTTCTTTTAAAAGGCTTTCCAACTCATTAGCAACTTCAATAATCGCACTTAATTCAGAATGACGCTTGGCGACACTCTCATGTTTTTTGCGATCTTTGAAGAGCGAGGGATCAGCAAGCTGCTTTTCAAGATCTGCAAACTCCTGACGTAGAGCTGCAACCTTATCAAGCATACTTGGAATTTATTTTTTCTTAGCTACTTTTTTTGCTTTTGCTGGTTTTGCTTCTGCTGCCACCAACTCTGCAGTATTTTCGGTATTACTAAGCAGTTCTTCTTCTGCATCTGCAGGTTTCTTCTGTTTGTCAGCACGGGCTTTTTCGGCAGCCTGCAACTTTTGCTTAAATCGATCTACACGACCAGCTGTGTCCAAGATCTTAGTTTTACCAGTATAAAAAGGATGACAAGCAGAACAGATTTCTGTATCGAGTTTCTCTTTTGTTGAACTCACATCATAAGTGGCTCCACATACACATGTGGCTGTAACTTTCATAAAGTATTCTGGATGGATTGCTGTTTTCATAAACAAAATAAAGAGACGCGAGTAGTGTAAAGAGTGCTTTTTGTTTTGTCAAAAGAAAGAGTCTTGATCATTTCTTTCTCAGTGTATTAATAAGCATAGCGCGAGTCTTCTCTAACCATCCAGTCGGCCCTTCCCCATATAATTCTTTCTTGATACCAAGCAAAAGTTCCACTGACAAAAACACCTCTTTGTCTACCAGCTTCGTAACGCTACCTGCCTTAATATAAATAACTTTATCAAGCACAAAACCAGCTGATTTAAAAGTTACGAACAATTTAATGGCAAAACCTCCTGCAGGTCGACTAACCACAATATCAAACATACCCTGGCCTCTAGCTTCGACTTCATAGGGACAATCACAAAAAACAGCGACCAGCATTTCTCTTAAGAACGTCTCTGGACCAGCCTCCGGTACCCCAACAGCATCTGTTGATTCTAGATTCTCATCTGGTATCAAGGAAACTTCACAAACCTCTGCATCGGCATTAAGCAGTGCAGTACCTGCAATCTCAGTCAATTCCGAAGCCGAAGCCTTTTCATAACGTTGATATAAATAATTTACTAGGGCACGTAATTGAAGCGCTTTGACACCATCTTCAGTAGCAGCATCTATCGATGCGGTGATATCAGTATTGGTAGAATCCAAAACTGTCATCACATCATATTGTCCACTTTGTGTCTCCTGAATACAAATAGTGCAGCCCCCAACAAAAATTCTTATCCCCCCATCCCTATCCACCGATGAAACAGTGGCAAATGTGGGTAAATCTACAAGCAAAATCCATAATTGAGGAGGATATGACTGACTAATGTCCAAGTGGTTGTCTAGACTCATACAATTTATCTCGCACTTAGATCAATACTAATAGTATTAGCTAGCGGTGTTTGCTGATCATCAATTAATACAGGGTCAAGACCAACAAAAACTTTATTACAGTTAGTATTGTCCCAACCAATAGTAAAGCGGGGGTGTGTCCTCAATAATCGATGCACAGCCGGATTGGCCCCTACAGTTCTCACAAAGTGGGAAATTACCGGTTTATCGCCACGAAAACACTCCTGGAGCTGCGTTCGGTGCGAATTGGCAAATTCAGTAAGTGTTGGTCGTACTATTGAGGTTCTACCCGTAACCATCACTGTATCAACAACATAAATAGCGAAAGATCGCGGCACTGATGGGTTTGCTACTGATGAGCTAATTCCTGGAGCGTGCTGAATACCTTGCTCATTGTTTGTCGGTACAGTTGGTCTGATTGGCCGAGACGCTACCGACACAGAAGGTACTCCAGTTCTTAATGGCAATTCAGCAGAAACTGGTCGTGTTCCTGAAGAGCTCGTGGTAGAAGAACTTTTTACTACACCACCAATAATTATGGCACATAATGCGCCCGCCACTAAACCAATCCTGCGCCGAGTGAAAATCTGTTGCCGCAAAATAGCAGAATCTCTTTCAAGCTTTTCTGCCTGGGTCACAGGTTGTTTACGAACCGATGGAGGATGAATAACAGCAGCTACATTACTAACTAGAACGTGACCTGGCGGCTCAGCAACAGAAGCATCTAGTAGACCAGCAATTGACGCCCGCGCTGGTGGAGGAAGTGTTGCTCCACGTAATGCTGAATATCTTAACAAACCTGGATATTTTAGAGCCAAGGGTTTTTGTTCTTCTGCTAGAACCCAAGCGATTCCAGCTAACTTTATTCGCAGCCTGAGAAAGTGATCACACAGCATTCCTGGGTTAGTAAAAAAGTTAAATGGGACAATTTCTAGCTTATTCAAAAGAGCTGAGACAAAGTCATCAACCAAATTTTGTGGTTGTTGACTAGCCAAAATGCCGCGCACTTCTTCAGGAGTAAATCGGAAATTAGCACTTTCAATAAGCTCTCTAACTATCTTAATATCATCCTGAATAGCACCTTCTAGCTCATCTTGAACCACTAAAAGCCGGCACATTTTCGTTTGTAATTCACTACCCCAAGCTAATAACTCAGCCGCTACTTTACTAAGAAAGAAGGCAGTACTGGCATAACGACCACGGGCAGCAGCTATTGCCTGGCGATCTAATGCTGGCAAGTCTTTGTAAAGCAGCAATTCTTTCCAGGCGTCTCGATTAGGCAGTACTCTAGCTAATTCAGTTTCTTCTGATACGCCTCTTAATATATGTGCAGGAACGAGTCCTTCTTCAGGTATCACTTCAGTAGCCGGAACAGAAAGCCGTTCTTCCAATCGCGCTTTAAGAAGTATTATTGACCCCTTAGTAACTTCTCCATCCAGAGAGAAATTTAGCAGTTCATGCAAATCGTTTCCTATATCATCATGAAGATCATCAGTGAAGTAGCAATGATCTCGATCTTGCACTACTACTAAAGTAAAACGCCGGTTTGCTAAGACGAAAATTACATTATAGTGACCCGGTATGTCGGTGTCTAGAATTTGAACCTGCGCCCCCAAGGGAGCAAAAAATTCCACCAAACGTTCATACAGCTCATCCGTGCCGCCTTCCAACTTCATTGGCTTATTAGACATAATAAAAAAACAGGAAAATGATTATAAAAGAATCATCACCAGCAGTCAATTTATTAGACAATTAAGCCAAATCACCGATTCTGGGTTCATTAACTCTATGCTATAATATTTAGATCAAACAAAAACACATGAACAAAATTCGCATCGGGATTAATGGATTTGGTCGTATCGGTAGGCTTTTTTTAAGGAGCCTCAAGGATCACCCTCTATTAGAAGTAGTGGCTATTAATTCAGGCTCCAATCCTGAGTCTCACGCTTTTCTTCTCAAGCATGATTCTAATTATGGAGCTTATCTAGGAACAGTGAGTGCAGGAGAAAAAAGCATCTTGGTTGATAATAAAGAAATTGCTATTTACAAAATAGTGGAACCGGCGCAAATCCCTTGGGGAGAAAAACAGGTAGATATTGTAATCGAATGCTCTGGTTTATTTACTGATAGAGAAACTGCTAGTAAACATCTGCACGATGGGGTCAAAAAAGTGATTATTTCTGCGCCTGGCAAAGATGTCGATGGAACATTTGTCATGGGGGTAAACGAAAAACAGTATGATGCCAGCAAACATCATGTAATTGCTAATGCTTCCTGTACTACCAATTGTTTAACACCAATCGTATATCTTTTGCACAAAGAGTATGGCATCAAGTATGCCCATATGAGTACTACTCATTCCTACACTAGCGATCAAAATCTATTAGACAATTCTCATCCTCACGATTTGCGCCGTGCTCGTGCGGCGGGAGATAATATTATTCCTACTACCACAGGAGCTACCCTAGCCACAACTGAGGTTATCCCAGCATTAAAAGGTAAAATTAGTGGCATATCTTTACGAGTACCTACTAGTACTGTATCCATATTGTATTTAGTTGCTGATCTCGAAAAAGAAACCAGTAAAGTAGCAATGAATGATATGTTTCGTAGAGCAGCAACAGGAGATATGCAAGATTATTTAGCAGTGAGTGATGAGCCATTAGTGTCCAGCGACTTCAAAGGAGATACTCACTCAAGTATCATTGATGCTCTTTCTACCGATGTAGTCGGCAAACATTTGGCTAGTATTGTTGCCTGGTATGACAATGAATGGGGCTATACCCAGCGGTTGGTGGATTTGGCCAATTTGGTGGGACATCTATTAAATTAATTCTGTCCTTCGGCGAGCTCAGGATGACAGCTGAATGCTGAATTGAATACTAGGAATAAGATTATGCGACAAGGAGAAAACCAGTTAAAAATCATTGATAACGAATTTCCGAGAAACATGCGGGTACTTTTGCGGGTTGACTTCAATGTGCCGATTGACGCTAAGGGAAATATTTTAGATAGTCAGAGAATTACTAATCATTTGGCTACTATTCGGTTTTTGAAAAAGAAGGAAGCACGAATTATTTTAGTTGCTCATTTAGGCAAGCCTCAAGGCAGCCCTGCGCCACAATTATCATTTCTTCCCCTACTGCCAGAGATAGAAGAGCTACTACAAGAAAAAATAATACTACAAAAGTTAGAAGAGTATCAGCCACAAAGCGGTATTACCCTTTTGGAAAATATCCGTTTTTATTCCGGTGAAGAGAAAAATGATAGCGTCTTTAGCAAGCAATTAGCTCAATTAGCAGACATTTACGTCAATGATGCCTTTTCAGTAAGCCATCGGACTCATAGCTCAGTAGTTGGTATTACTCAATTTTTACCTAGTTACGCAGGATTTGCCTTTGCTCATGAATATAACAGCTTAAGTTATATTCTCCATCAGCCCAAACCACCAGTACTCTTGATAATTGGTGGCAAGAAAGTATCAGACAAATTAGCAGTGTTGAAACATTTACTATCAAAGGTAGATCATGTGCTCATCGGTGGAGCAGCAGCTAATACTTTTTACCAAGCCTTGGGTAAGAACGTAAAGCAATCATATACTGAAGATGCCATGTTCCCTATTTGTCGTCAGCTCTATCAAGAACATAAAGATAAAATCGTACTCCCTTTAGATTTTAACGAAGACCATAATCAATATCTGGACATTGGCAAACAAACCCAGCTACTTTTTGCCCATCTAATAGAAAAAGCCAGAACAGTAGTATGGGCCGGTCCCATGGGGAAATGTGAGGATATTCACTTCCAAGATGGTACCCTGGCCATTTTAGAGGCAATAGCCAAACCAGGAATTATGAGTATTGTTGGTGGCGGCGAAACTTTGGCTGCCATTCAAAATCATCCCCTAAGCACCAAGATCACTTTTACTTCATTGGGTGGTGGAGCAATGTTAGAGTTTTTGGCGAAAGAGACATTGCCGGGAATTGAGGCATTGATGAAGGCAGAAGGCAGGGGGCAGAAGTATTAGCTCCTAGTATATCTAGACTAGATAAGCGATAGAATAGATTTTAGATTGTCTATGGTGGTTGAGGCTCTTCCTATTAAGAAGCCGCCTAAGCCGGGAACTGATATTTGAGCTAGATTTTCTGCGCTGACGGAACCGCCATAAAGTACTTGAGAGAATCCCAGAGAGTGAATCATATCCATGACAGCCTGAATCTGCTCTTGAGTAGGATAGAGATCTGATGCCACTGCCCACCAGGGTTCATAAGCAATAACCACTTGAGCGAATCGTCCTTTGATACAGTCTTCAAATTTTGTTAGTTCATCTCTGACTAAAGTAAGCACTCTTTCCAGTGGTAGCTTTTCTGGTTCGCCCACACAGAGGATTACTTTCTTGTCATGATCGAGAGCTAGTAATAGTTTCTTTTGGAAATCAGCAAATGTCTCATGAAAAAGCTTTCTTTCTTCAGAATGAGCTATCATTAGCCACTCCTCTTCAATATTACTAATTCGGACACTACCAGTAACTACTGGTTCATCAATTGGAGCAAAGTCTTGCACACCAAGAGCGACATTCTGGTTGGCTAAGGGGCGGAGAGCAACAAGAGATAGCGTGCTAGGGAAAACTACTATTGGCTGAGGCAAATTTGCTTCTATAATATGTTTAAAAAGAGTAATTTCTTCAGCAGGAGATAAATACTGTTTCCAATTACAAGCAATAAGCATAAGGAATTATCAAGGCTAGAATCTCAACTATCTCAGCTAAAGCCTATCGGGAATTGTCCGCTTAGTCTAGCAGGATGAACATGTTTGACAGTATCTGGCAGGTCCTATACTCTCTTAGCGCTTTATATCTTAGTAATTAGCTAGATTGTTCCAACCTCGCATCAATGCTGATGTGCTCGGAGCAAAATGAAGGCTAACTACAATAACCCAAGGTTTATGACCATTTCTATGCAAGACCTGCTCCAAGCAGGCGTTCACTTCGGTCATCGTACGCAACGATGGAACCCTAAAATGAAATCCTATCTCTATGGTAAGAGACATGGAATTCATATTTTTGATTTGGAGCAAACTGCTCACGCGCTCAATAATGCCTTACAATTTCTCTACAACCAAGCGAGCATTGGTAAGAGCATTTTGTTTGTCAGCACCAAAAATCAAACTTCTGAAATTTTACCTGTGGAAGCCAAAAAGGCAAATGTACCATATCTTGCCAATCGTTGGCCGGGTGGTTTTTTGACCAATTTCCCTACGGTTAAAAAACGTATTCAATATTTAATCTCTCTCGAAGGAGACATTGAAAGCGGTGAACTTACTAAGAAATATACCAAGAAAGAAGCTTTGATGTTCAAACGCACCATTGGCAAACTGAATGAAGTGCTAGAAGGAGTAAAAATCCTCAAATCACTGCCTGATGTTATCTTTGTGGCAGATGCAGTACGTGACCGACTCGCTATTGTTGAAGCAAAGAAAATGGGGATTGCTATTGTCGCTATTTGTGACTCTAACTCCGATCCAGATCTAGTAGATTATGTCATTCCCGCTAATGATGATGCATTGCGCTCACTTAATATGATTATTTCTGCAGCCAGCGATGCCATTCAACAAGGTCGCAAGGCTTACGCTCCTACCCGAGATGAAGGACAAGAGAGAAAAAGAGACAATAGTGCCCAGGCTAAACCAATCGACAAACTCGAAATTTCTGCAGAGGTAATGGCTGAGAAAGAAGCAGCAGAAAAAGCTCCAGCAAAAGTACAAAAAGCAAAGAGCAAAGAATAAAGTCTACTTTAATTTTTTGGTGTTTCATCTAGAATCTAGAATTTAGAATCTTTAATTTTACACATATGGCTATTACTTCACAGCAGGTAAATGAATTACGCCAGAGAACTGGCTTGGGCATGATGGATTGTAAAAAAGCATTAGAAGAAAGCGGTGGCGACGCTGATAAGGCAATTGATATTTTACGTAAAAAAGGTATTGCCAAAGCAGGAGAAAAAGCTACTAGAACTACCGCCAAAGGTTTAGTGGTGTCTTATATCCATTCTAATAATACTGTAGGTACTTTGGTAGAAATAAATTGTGAGACTGATTTTGTCGCTCGTACCGACAATTTTCAAAATTTTTGTAAGGATGTGGCTATGCATGTGGCAGCAGCTAATCCCCTCTATCTTTCCCCAGAAGATGTGCCAGCTGAACTGGTCGAAAAAGAAGCAGAAATCTATAGTGAGCAAATGAAAAATGAGAATAAACCAGAAGAGATTGTAAAGAAAATTGTCGCTGCAAAATTGGACAAATTTAGAAATGAAGTCTCATTACTTACACAGCAATACGTCAAGAACCCGGATATCACCATCAATGATTATGTGAAGGAAATGATTGGTAAAACAGGCGAAAACGTTCAGATCCGTCGTTTTACAAGATTTTCTTTAAATGGTTAATATGAAAAAACTATCTTTTTTTAGCTTAGCAGTCACAACGCTAGTGCTTAGTTCCTGCAGTCAATCCTCTATAACACCTTCAGCCCAACCAACAGTAACTGCTTTACCAACTTCTACTATGGCGCCTACTTCTCAACCAGCTTCAAATCCAATGGTTACTATGGAGACTTCTATGGGAATGGTTAAAATCGAACTCTTCAA is drawn from Candidatus Abawacabacteria bacterium and contains these coding sequences:
- the rpsB gene encoding 30S ribosomal protein S2, which gives rise to MQDLLQAGVHFGHRTQRWNPKMKSYLYGKRHGIHIFDLEQTAHALNNALQFLYNQASIGKSILFVSTKNQTSEILPVEAKKANVPYLANRWPGGFLTNFPTVKKRIQYLISLEGDIESGELTKKYTKKEALMFKRTIGKLNEVLEGVKILKSLPDVIFVADAVRDRLAIVEAKKMGIAIVAICDSNSDPDLVDYVIPANDDALRSLNMIISAASDAIQQGRKAYAPTRDEGQERKRDNSAQAKPIDKLEISAEVMAEKEAAEKAPAKVQKAKSKE
- the tsf gene encoding translation elongation factor Ts, with translation MAITSQQVNELRQRTGLGMMDCKKALEESGGDADKAIDILRKKGIAKAGEKATRTTAKGLVVSYIHSNNTVGTLVEINCETDFVARTDNFQNFCKDVAMHVAAANPLYLSPEDVPAELVEKEAEIYSEQMKNENKPEEIVKKIVAAKLDKFRNEVSLLTQQYVKNPDITINDYVKEMIGKTGENVQIRRFTRFSLNG
- a CDS encoding triosephosphate isomerase, with the protein product MLIACNWKQYLSPAEEITLFKHIIEANLPQPIVVFPSTLSLVALRPLANQNVALGVQDFAPIDEPVVTGSVRISNIEEEWLMIAHSEERKLFHETFADFQKKLLLALDHDKKVILCVGEPEKLPLERVLTLVRDELTKFEDCIKGRFAQVVIAYEPWWAVASDLYPTQEQIQAVMDMIHSLGFSQVLYGGSVSAENLAQISVPGLGGFLIGRASTTIDNLKSILSLI